In one Shewanella loihica PV-4 genomic region, the following are encoded:
- the ftnA gene encoding non-heme ferritin: MLAQTMIDQLNAQINVEFFSSNLYLQMSAWCEDKGFEGAAKFMRAHAEEEMQHMHRLFTYVSETGGMPLLGAIEAPQSQFDSLLALFEYTYEHEQMITSKINALAHTAFTNQDYSTFNFLQWYVSEQHEEEKLFKSIVDKIRLVGEDGKALFFVDKDLAQMAQQESASVMTVGE, from the coding sequence ATGCTGGCACAAACGATGATAGATCAGTTGAACGCGCAAATTAATGTGGAGTTCTTCTCCTCTAACCTCTACCTACAGATGAGCGCCTGGTGTGAAGACAAGGGCTTTGAGGGTGCCGCGAAATTTATGCGTGCTCACGCCGAAGAGGAGATGCAGCACATGCATCGTCTGTTTACCTATGTGAGCGAAACTGGCGGCATGCCGCTGCTGGGGGCAATCGAAGCGCCACAGTCACAGTTCGATTCGCTACTGGCCCTGTTCGAATACACCTATGAGCACGAGCAGATGATCACCAGCAAGATCAACGCGCTGGCCCACACAGCCTTTACCAATCAGGATTACTCGACCTTCAACTTCCTGCAATGGTATGTGTCTGAGCAGCACGAAGAGGAGAAGCTGTTCAAGTCTATCGTCGATAAGATCCGTCTGGTGGGCGAAGATGGCAAGGCGCTCTTCTTCGTCGATAAAGATCTGGCGCAGATGGCTCAGCAGGAGTCTGCCAGCGTGATGACAGTCGGCGAATAA
- a CDS encoding efflux RND transporter permease subunit, whose product MNLTKLSTNNPAGTLVALLLIAIFGVLAIGKLPIQLLPDIQRPQISVFNNWRSAAPQEMESNIIEPQENVLRQVPGVVEMTSNISQGFGGITLTFEVGSDMQAGMINVINALNQTPPRPLDANEPFINVGGGNGAPNLASLLIRMAPDNPATDFAQYQKLIDDVVEPRLRLISGVGSVRLQSRLPKELHIEFDPYRAAALGITLDQLRSTLSRAADISGGTANVGRRQYTVRFIGQYTPENLGNLIVTYNEGRPIYLNELADVEVSSADVQGFTKRNGYPAYYMTVEGTFDANTVKVLDGVNEAIAELNQGPLKEAGLVLDLSFDASVHIKRAIWLVKGNLAIGVVLALVILYAFLRSFRATLMIASTIPVALLIAFFFLEMMGRTLNVISLAGLAFAVGLVLDAAIIVQENIVRILQQGTPIREAIAKGTDQVKGALLASTATTVAIFLPILFMPGVEGQLFSDLALTLSVAVVSSFISAITLIPVFSLLWLKLSPQDDGQQSGRLWRWISATVQRLTGDTKRAVFWCVTLILGAAMLTAVLMPRPDFLPQARSDGIFAFFALPPGANVKTLEKEVGDVIIERLKPYYDKEKQPYIKGYNFSMYSAFNVLFIYPEDPSQADAMIELLNKEILVGLPDTQAFTNRGSLLQFGFNGGRAINIDLQGADMEALMETAGKGMGLIQEALPGAVVRPIPGLSMAQPELQLIPNERRLAQAGVDRIQIANAIRAYTSGLFVGEYFDGNERMDVLLKGPKWQVPEQLSATPVYTQAAGIQTIGELATLKRTVGPTQLQRVNGKRSVSLLIFPPADMSLDEALEKLNQSAVPTLRASLPENSSLGYRGSADKLDSTIKDMGANFALAVVILFLLMAAMFKSAKDSLLVLLSMPLAICGGVVSLRLLNLFSFQSLDLLTMIGFIILLGLVVNNAILLVDQTRQSYRETPDIDLAIAQAVATRARPVYMSTLTSIFGMLPLMLVPGVGSEIYRGLAAVIVGGMTFSALFTLILMPSLLRLTHRLSPVTNRLADEPALSSTTGVKS is encoded by the coding sequence ATGAACCTCACCAAATTAAGCACCAATAACCCTGCCGGTACCCTAGTGGCCCTGCTGCTGATTGCCATATTCGGCGTGTTAGCCATAGGCAAGCTGCCGATCCAGCTGCTGCCGGACATTCAACGGCCGCAGATCTCCGTCTTCAACAATTGGCGCTCGGCGGCGCCCCAGGAGATGGAGTCCAACATCATAGAGCCCCAGGAAAATGTGTTGCGCCAGGTGCCCGGCGTGGTTGAGATGACCTCCAACATCTCCCAGGGCTTTGGCGGCATTACACTGACCTTCGAGGTGGGCAGCGACATGCAGGCGGGGATGATCAATGTGATCAACGCGCTCAATCAGACTCCCCCCAGGCCGCTGGATGCCAATGAGCCATTCATCAATGTCGGCGGCGGTAACGGCGCACCCAACCTGGCCTCCCTGTTGATCCGCATGGCGCCGGACAATCCGGCTACCGACTTCGCCCAGTATCAGAAGCTGATCGATGATGTGGTGGAGCCCAGACTGAGGCTGATCTCAGGCGTAGGCTCGGTGCGCCTGCAGAGTCGCTTGCCGAAAGAGTTACATATCGAGTTCGACCCCTATCGCGCCGCGGCGCTGGGGATCACTCTGGATCAACTGCGCAGCACACTTTCGCGGGCGGCGGATATTTCGGGCGGCACCGCCAATGTGGGTCGTCGCCAATATACGGTGCGTTTCATCGGCCAATACACGCCGGAGAATCTGGGCAATCTCATCGTCACCTACAACGAGGGGCGTCCCATCTACCTCAACGAGCTGGCGGATGTGGAAGTATCGAGTGCCGATGTGCAGGGTTTTACCAAGCGTAACGGCTATCCTGCCTACTATATGACGGTGGAGGGCACCTTCGATGCCAATACGGTTAAGGTGCTCGATGGCGTCAACGAGGCGATTGCCGAGCTTAATCAGGGGCCGCTGAAGGAGGCGGGGTTGGTGTTGGATCTCTCCTTCGACGCCTCTGTGCATATCAAGCGGGCTATCTGGTTGGTGAAGGGCAACCTGGCGATCGGTGTGGTGCTGGCACTGGTGATCCTCTATGCCTTCCTGCGCAGCTTCCGCGCGACCCTGATGATCGCCTCGACTATTCCCGTCGCCCTGCTGATCGCCTTCTTCTTCCTCGAGATGATGGGACGTACCCTGAACGTGATCTCCCTGGCGGGCCTGGCCTTCGCCGTCGGCCTGGTGCTGGATGCTGCCATCATAGTGCAGGAGAATATCGTGCGCATCCTGCAGCAGGGGACGCCGATCCGCGAGGCCATCGCCAAGGGCACAGATCAGGTCAAGGGCGCCTTGTTGGCCTCCACCGCCACGACGGTCGCCATCTTCCTGCCGATCCTATTTATGCCCGGGGTGGAGGGGCAGCTGTTTTCTGATCTGGCGCTCACCCTGTCGGTGGCCGTGGTCTCCTCCTTTATCAGTGCCATCACCCTGATCCCGGTATTTAGTCTGCTCTGGCTCAAGCTCTCACCCCAGGATGATGGCCAGCAGAGCGGCCGCCTGTGGCGCTGGATATCGGCAACCGTGCAGCGCCTCACCGGTGACACCAAACGCGCCGTCTTCTGGTGTGTCACCCTGATCCTAGGAGCCGCCATGCTGACGGCGGTCCTGATGCCGAGACCCGACTTTTTGCCCCAGGCGCGCTCGGACGGCATATTTGCCTTCTTTGCCCTGCCACCGGGTGCAAACGTCAAGACGCTGGAGAAGGAGGTGGGCGATGTGATCATAGAACGCCTCAAGCCATACTATGACAAGGAGAAGCAGCCCTATATCAAGGGATATAACTTCTCCATGTACAGCGCCTTCAACGTGCTGTTTATCTATCCTGAAGATCCGTCCCAGGCCGATGCCATGATAGAGCTGCTCAACAAGGAGATCTTGGTGGGACTGCCCGATACCCAGGCCTTTACCAACCGCGGCTCCCTGCTGCAGTTTGGCTTTAACGGCGGTCGGGCGATCAATATCGACCTCCAGGGGGCCGACATGGAGGCCCTGATGGAGACGGCAGGCAAGGGAATGGGACTGATCCAAGAGGCGCTGCCCGGCGCCGTGGTTAGGCCGATTCCAGGCCTCTCCATGGCACAACCCGAGCTGCAGTTGATCCCCAACGAGCGCCGCTTGGCCCAGGCTGGTGTCGACCGGATTCAGATAGCCAACGCCATTCGCGCCTACACCTCTGGCTTGTTTGTGGGTGAGTATTTCGACGGTAACGAACGCATGGATGTGCTGCTCAAGGGGCCCAAGTGGCAGGTGCCCGAGCAACTATCGGCGACTCCTGTCTATACCCAGGCCGCCGGTATTCAGACCATAGGCGAGCTGGCGACCCTCAAGCGAACTGTGGGGCCAACCCAGCTGCAGCGAGTCAATGGCAAGCGCAGCGTCAGCCTGTTGATCTTCCCGCCAGCGGATATGTCCCTGGATGAGGCGCTGGAGAAACTCAACCAGTCGGCGGTACCAACCCTGAGAGCCAGCCTGCCGGAAAACAGCTCACTCGGGTATCGTGGCAGCGCCGACAAGCTCGACAGTACCATCAAGGATATGGGCGCCAACTTCGCCCTGGCCGTGGTGATCCTCTTCCTCTTGATGGCCGCCATGTTTAAGTCGGCCAAGGATAGCCTGCTAGTCTTGCTCTCTATGCCGCTGGCGATCTGTGGCGGTGTGGTCAGCCTGCGACTGCTAAACTTGTTTAGTTTCCAGAGCCTGGATCTGCTGACCATGATAGGTTTCATCATCTTGCTGGGGTTGGTGGTCAATAACGCCATCCTGCTGGTGGATCAGACCCGCCAGAGTTATCGCGAGACGCCGGATATCGACCTGGCCATCGCTCAGGCCGTGGCGACCCGTGCCCGCCCTGTGTATATGAGCACCCTGACCTCCATCTTCGGCATGCTGCCGCTGATGCTGGTGCCCGGCGTCGGCAGCGAGATCTATCGCGGCCTG